A region of Sulfitobacter faviae DNA encodes the following proteins:
- the gatC gene encoding Asp-tRNA(Asn)/Glu-tRNA(Gln) amidotransferase subunit GatC: MSIDENTAARVAKLARIKVEPDALPALAEEFNTILGFIEQLSEVDVEGVEPMTSVTPQRLKRREDVVTDGDQQDRVLANAPDAREGFFAVPKVVE, encoded by the coding sequence CGAAAACACCGCCGCACGCGTGGCGAAACTGGCCCGGATCAAGGTTGAACCCGACGCGCTGCCGGCGCTGGCGGAAGAGTTCAACACCATCCTCGGCTTTATCGAACAGCTGTCCGAGGTGGATGTCGAGGGCGTCGAGCCGATGACCTCCGTGACCCCGCAGCGCCTGAAACGGCGCGAAGACGTGGTCACCGATGGCGACCAGCAGGACCGCGTGCTGGCCAATGCCCCCGATGCCCGTGAAGGGTTCTTTGCCGTGCCGAAGGTGGTGGAATAA